In Simkaniaceae bacterium, the following proteins share a genomic window:
- a CDS encoding virulence RhuM family protein, whose amino-acid sequence MKNNVPDSDLILYQTEDGLTKVEVRLLDETVWLNQAQMSELFDKDKRTISEHIKNIFNGGELIEDSVVRNFRITAADGKNYQVIHYNLDVIISVGYRVASHRGTQFRIWATQRLKEFLIKGFVLDDERLKQSGGGNYFDELLARIRDIRSSEKVFWRKVLDIYATSIDYNPRSNLSEEFFAIVQNKMHWAAHGYTAAEIIHTRADSTKPNMGLTSWTGNSLRAPDVGIAKNYLNNQELETLNRIVSMYLDFAELQALSRKPMYMREWIVKLDDFLRISDRNILTHAGKISHQIALNKAKAEYAKYRQQLNELSSPVEKHFIEAIKEVKQINSISPKKSSKKRKPS is encoded by the coding sequence ATGAAAAACAATGTGCCTGATAGCGATCTAATTCTATATCAAACCGAAGACGGTCTTACTAAAGTTGAAGTACGACTTCTCGATGAAACTGTTTGGCTAAATCAAGCTCAAATGAGTGAGCTATTCGATAAAGATAAGAGAACGATTTCAGAGCATATAAAAAATATTTTTAATGGGGGCGAACTAATAGAAGATTCAGTTGTCCGGAATTTCCGGATAACTGCCGCAGATGGTAAGAATTATCAGGTTATTCACTATAATCTTGATGTTATCATCTCTGTTGGCTACCGAGTTGCATCGCATAGGGGTACACAGTTTCGCATTTGGGCAACTCAACGATTGAAAGAATTTCTTATCAAAGGATTTGTCTTAGATGATGAGCGATTGAAACAATCTGGTGGGGGTAATTATTTTGATGAGCTTTTGGCTCGCATTAGAGACATCCGCTCATCGGAAAAGGTTTTTTGGCGGAAGGTACTCGATATTTATGCCACCAGCATTGATTACAACCCACGTTCAAACTTATCTGAAGAGTTTTTTGCTATTGTGCAAAACAAAATGCATTGGGCTGCTCACGGATATACCGCGGCTGAAATAATCCATACTCGAGCGGATTCTACAAAGCCAAATATGGGGCTTACCTCATGGACCGGCAACAGTTTACGTGCTCCAGATGTTGGGATTGCAAAAAATTATCTAAACAACCAGGAACTCGAAACTCTTAATCGCATTGTTTCAATGTATCTCGACTTTGCAGAATTACAAGCTCTCAGTCGTAAACCCATGTATATGAGAGAGTGGATAGTCAAATTAGATGATTTTCTACGCATTAGCGATCGAAATATCCTTACCCATGCAGGAAAGATTAGTCATCAAATTGCTCTAAATAAGGCAAAGGCGGAATACGCTAAATACCGGCAACAATTAAATGAGCTTTCTTCTCCAGTTGAAAAGCATTTTATCGAGGCTATTAAAGAAGTTAAACAAATTAACTCGATCAGTCCAAAGAAAAGCTCAAAAAAACGCAAACCTTCTTAA
- the secA gene encoding preprotein translocase subunit SecA, giving the protein MAGILKKIFGTAQSRQIKKYQKIVTQINAYDEEFKKLSDDDLKSKTAEFQARFANGESLDHMLPEAFAVVKNTCRRLAGTEIHVSGYNQKWDMIPYDVQLIGGIAMHYGCIAEMETGEGKTLTATMPLYLRALTKKPVHLVTVNDYLAMRDCEWIGSIFKWLGLRIAALTNETSIEERQHIYESDIVYGTASEFGFDYLRDNSMAQRKEDLVQRGHYFAIIDEVDSILVDEARTPLIISGPMAASKQMYDELKSPVSEIVRLQRNFCNELASKTSKKLEELGLMQASDEALIIPKGKEKEVDDAFRSLWLLSKGMPRHKTLKRIKEHPDLRARLETWETNFYSDQNKEEKLKLLSELYIIIDEKASDYELTDKGIHAWANAGEGTQQDDFVMMDLGDEYAKIDAEPISDKEQLNRKIALRQEDAAKKERAHNVRQLFRAHLLMEKDIDYIVQDNKIVIIDEHTGRPQPGRRFSDGLHQAIEAKEGVSIQGETQTYATITLQNYFRMYDGLAGMTGTAMTEAGEFKEIYKLDVLEIPTHRRCVRADFNDEVYMTEREKYQAILKEIQAVHEKGRPILIGTESVEISEKLSRILHTAKLDHTILNAKNHAKEAEIIAHAGKKGAITVATNMAGRGTDIKLEPGVSELGGLYVIGTTRHHSRRIDRQLRGRSARQGDPGSSKFYVSFEDSLMRLFASPRITAILQRYRPQEGEAITAGILNKSIETAQKRIEQRNYSIRKHTLEYDDVMNKQRQEAYTFREAILHEEDSFLIAYDVIEQLMTQTTMQYLQSREQENSWDPNGLRLWLNEHFPISFDETLFDDDYISAEALETKVTDTIINAFKKKLEGEAQLIAVVQEMSQREIDPLSVLRDVVRNLLIKTFDSHWQEHLLAIDNLRTEVSMRVVGQKDPLMEFKHEAFALFNRFSLDLKIDVAHALFAFEMILPQTQEIKETIHRLQTRSIPHKTYIDL; this is encoded by the coding sequence ATGGCAGGCATTTTAAAGAAAATTTTTGGAACGGCGCAATCAAGACAGATTAAAAAATACCAAAAAATTGTCACTCAAATTAATGCCTATGATGAAGAGTTCAAAAAACTCTCCGATGACGATTTGAAATCGAAAACGGCCGAATTTCAAGCGCGATTCGCAAATGGAGAATCCCTTGATCATATGCTGCCGGAAGCATTTGCCGTCGTTAAAAACACCTGCCGCCGCTTAGCCGGTACGGAGATCCACGTATCGGGATATAATCAAAAGTGGGATATGATTCCCTATGACGTGCAGCTTATCGGCGGCATTGCCATGCACTATGGCTGCATTGCAGAGATGGAAACGGGAGAAGGAAAAACGCTCACGGCGACGATGCCCCTTTACTTAAGGGCTCTCACAAAAAAACCTGTCCACCTTGTCACGGTCAACGATTATCTTGCAATGAGAGACTGCGAATGGATTGGAAGCATTTTTAAATGGTTAGGACTGCGCATTGCAGCGCTGACAAATGAAACTTCCATAGAAGAGCGTCAACATATTTATGAGAGTGATATCGTTTACGGAACTGCTTCTGAGTTTGGCTTTGATTACTTGAGAGACAACTCAATGGCTCAGCGCAAAGAAGATCTCGTTCAGAGGGGCCACTATTTCGCCATTATCGATGAGGTCGACTCGATCTTAGTCGATGAGGCGCGCACCCCCTTAATTATTTCAGGACCTATGGCTGCATCGAAGCAGATGTATGATGAGCTTAAAAGTCCGGTGAGTGAAATCGTCCGTCTACAGCGCAATTTTTGCAATGAATTGGCCTCAAAAACATCAAAGAAACTCGAAGAGCTCGGCTTAATGCAAGCGAGTGATGAAGCTCTCATCATCCCTAAAGGCAAAGAAAAAGAAGTCGATGACGCCTTTCGCTCATTATGGCTTTTGAGCAAGGGGATGCCCCGCCATAAAACGCTCAAGCGCATTAAAGAGCATCCCGATTTACGAGCACGCCTGGAAACTTGGGAAACAAATTTCTATTCCGATCAAAATAAAGAAGAAAAACTCAAACTCTTATCAGAGCTCTATATCATTATCGATGAGAAAGCATCCGATTATGAATTGACCGACAAAGGGATCCATGCTTGGGCAAATGCCGGAGAGGGAACGCAACAAGACGATTTTGTCATGATGGATCTTGGCGACGAATATGCTAAAATCGATGCGGAGCCGATTTCAGATAAAGAACAGCTCAATCGCAAAATTGCGCTAAGACAAGAAGATGCCGCGAAAAAAGAGCGCGCTCATAATGTGCGCCAACTCTTCCGCGCTCACCTCTTAATGGAAAAAGATATCGACTACATTGTTCAAGACAATAAAATTGTTATTATTGATGAACATACCGGACGTCCACAACCCGGACGCCGTTTCTCTGACGGACTCCATCAGGCCATTGAAGCAAAAGAAGGCGTCTCTATCCAGGGAGAAACACAAACCTATGCGACCATTACGCTTCAAAACTATTTCCGCATGTATGACGGACTGGCCGGCATGACCGGAACTGCAATGACGGAAGCGGGTGAATTTAAAGAGATTTACAAACTGGATGTTCTCGAAATCCCAACACATCGCCGCTGTGTTCGCGCTGATTTTAACGATGAAGTGTACATGACGGAAAGGGAAAAATACCAAGCGATCCTTAAAGAAATCCAAGCAGTCCATGAGAAGGGTCGCCCTATTCTCATCGGAACGGAATCCGTTGAAATTTCTGAAAAATTATCGCGCATTCTGCATACGGCTAAACTCGATCATACGATCCTTAACGCAAAAAATCATGCGAAAGAAGCTGAAATCATTGCCCACGCCGGTAAAAAAGGCGCTATTACCGTTGCAACGAACATGGCGGGACGCGGAACCGATATTAAACTCGAACCCGGCGTTTCCGAGCTCGGCGGTCTCTATGTGATTGGGACAACACGTCACCACTCGCGTCGTATTGACCGTCAGCTGAGAGGCCGCTCTGCGCGTCAAGGAGATCCGGGATCTTCTAAATTCTATGTCTCTTTTGAAGACTCGCTCATGCGACTATTTGCCTCACCGCGCATCACGGCCATCTTACAACGCTATCGCCCACAAGAAGGCGAAGCCATCACTGCAGGCATTCTCAATAAATCCATTGAAACGGCGCAAAAGAGAATTGAACAGCGCAACTATTCCATTCGCAAACACACGCTTGAGTATGATGATGTGATGAATAAGCAGCGGCAAGAAGCCTATACTTTCCGTGAAGCGATTCTCCATGAAGAGGACTCTTTCCTTATTGCTTATGATGTGATTGAGCAGCTGATGACTCAAACGACCATGCAATATTTACAATCAAGAGAGCAAGAAAACAGCTGGGATCCCAATGGCCTTCGTCTTTGGCTTAACGAGCACTTCCCCATCTCTTTTGATGAAACGCTATTCGATGACGATTATATCTCAGCAGAAGCCCTTGAAACTAAAGTGACTGATACCATCATCAACGCCTTTAAGAAAAAACTCGAAGGCGAAGCGCAACTCATTGCCGTTGTGCAAGAGATGTCTCAAAGAGAAATCGATCCCCTATCCGTCTTACGCGATGTGGTTCGCAATCTCTTGATTAAGACATTTGATTCTCACTGGCAAGAGCATCTTCTTGCGATTGATAATCTACGCACGGAAGTGTCAATGCGCGTTGTTGGACAAAAAGATCCTCTGATGGAATTTAAACATGAAGCTTTTGCCCTATTTAATCGCTTTAGCCTCGATTTAAAAATAGATGTCGCTCATGCCCTGTTTGCATTTGAAATGATTTTACCTCAAACACAAGAAATCAAAGAGACGATTCATCGATTGCAAACGCGCTCGATTCCCCATAAGACATATATCGATCTCTAA
- a CDS encoding HEAT repeat domain-containing protein, which translates to MQDNDGFPLLPLLDAMDVEILMHRDAHFGSNFDVMLDYYEEGGVGVVDDFEIKRIKELQAQEKAVGQNLSEILMPLPAQQIVERAKKLYHDLRDVYATASSSDSMPCLMSDLILSEEEVPQEEMEKLVALGKKVTKPLIHLLNSDVFYDPLFPGYGRVPIFAAQCLAKIQDESVIPFLFSALNQDNFFTDEEIIKALLSFGAPAKDFLIKRLVTKPYTKDNEHAIITLSSLGDDPEVAHVALSVLEDEEMRKHEAFCIYLIFTCSGLMHEKERARFKALLSHSDLSEALKKEMKVVINHWK; encoded by the coding sequence ATGCAAGATAATGATGGATTCCCCCTACTTCCCCTACTTGATGCCATGGATGTCGAGATTCTAATGCATCGGGATGCCCATTTTGGGAGCAATTTTGATGTGATGCTCGATTATTACGAAGAGGGGGGCGTGGGTGTTGTCGATGACTTTGAAATCAAGAGAATCAAAGAGCTTCAAGCTCAAGAAAAAGCTGTAGGACAAAATCTCTCTGAGATTCTCATGCCTCTACCCGCTCAACAAATCGTCGAGAGAGCTAAAAAATTGTATCACGATTTGCGCGATGTGTACGCAACAGCCTCGTCTTCCGATAGCATGCCCTGTTTAATGAGCGATTTGATCCTATCCGAAGAAGAAGTGCCTCAAGAAGAAATGGAAAAACTAGTGGCTTTGGGAAAAAAAGTGACTAAACCATTAATACATCTGCTCAATTCCGATGTGTTTTATGACCCCTTGTTCCCGGGATATGGACGCGTGCCTATTTTTGCTGCGCAGTGCTTGGCTAAAATCCAAGATGAGAGTGTGATTCCCTTTCTATTTTCCGCACTTAATCAAGACAACTTTTTTACTGATGAAGAAATTATTAAAGCGCTGCTCTCTTTTGGAGCTCCTGCAAAAGATTTTTTGATCAAGCGGTTGGTTACAAAACCGTATACAAAAGACAATGAGCATGCCATTATCACTCTTTCTTCTTTAGGGGATGATCCGGAAGTGGCACATGTCGCATTATCTGTCTTAGAAGACGAGGAAATGCGCAAGCATGAAGCGTTTTGTATTTATCTGATTTTTACTTGCTCGGGTTTGATGCATGAGAAAGAGCGCGCTCGGTTTAAAGCACTGCTTTCGCATTCCGATCTCTCTGAAGCTCTAAAAAAAGAAATGAAAGTCGTTATAAATCATTGGAAATAG
- the lipA gene encoding lipoyl synthase, whose product MFDERPKVNKPNRLPANPEKGQGRFPSWLHRKLPKGEALFETNAILQKHRLNTVCEEAKCPNRFECYSKKTATFLVLGKECTRQCGFCDIDFSKMPAAPDPHEPERIAECVRDLGLKHVVITMVARDDLPDGGADHLVHIVQAIRKSRPEGTIELLTSDFDGNWEALKSVLNEPVEVFNHNIETVRRLTPRIRYRAEYDRTLEVLSLAKKHSTSYVKSGMMLGFGETKEEVKETIRDLKEAGCDIITIGQYLQASRSRALVKAFISPEEFKFYEEYGHSIGVRHMYCGPFVRSSYNADLLTQSL is encoded by the coding sequence ATGTTTGATGAACGGCCTAAAGTCAATAAACCCAATCGACTCCCTGCTAATCCCGAAAAGGGACAGGGGAGATTTCCCTCTTGGCTCCATCGAAAATTGCCTAAAGGTGAGGCGCTCTTTGAGACCAATGCCATTTTGCAAAAACACCGGCTCAATACCGTTTGCGAAGAGGCAAAGTGTCCGAATCGCTTTGAATGTTATTCAAAGAAAACAGCGACATTTTTAGTGCTTGGCAAAGAGTGTACGAGACAATGTGGTTTTTGTGATATTGACTTTTCAAAAATGCCGGCGGCTCCCGATCCGCATGAGCCTGAGCGCATTGCAGAATGTGTGAGGGATTTAGGATTAAAACATGTTGTGATTACGATGGTCGCTCGTGATGATCTTCCCGATGGGGGCGCCGATCACCTCGTGCACATTGTGCAGGCCATTAGAAAGAGTCGTCCGGAGGGGACAATTGAGCTGTTGACATCCGATTTTGATGGGAATTGGGAGGCTTTAAAGAGTGTTTTGAATGAGCCCGTTGAAGTCTTTAATCACAATATTGAAACCGTGCGGCGCTTAACACCGCGCATTAGATATCGAGCTGAGTATGATCGCACACTTGAAGTGCTCAGTCTTGCTAAAAAGCATTCCACGTCTTATGTCAAATCGGGAATGATGCTTGGCTTTGGAGAAACTAAAGAGGAAGTAAAAGAGACAATTCGAGATTTAAAAGAGGCGGGGTGCGATATTATTACCATTGGGCAATATTTGCAGGCTTCGCGCTCGCGTGCGCTTGTTAAAGCTTTTATTTCCCCTGAGGAATTTAAATTTTATGAAGAGTATGGACACTCAATTGGTGTACGCCATATGTACTGTGGCCCCTTTGTTCGCTCAAGTTACAATGCAGATCTTCTCACTCAATCTCTTTAG
- the lpdA gene encoding dihydrolipoyl dehydrogenase: MADVKEFDIAVIGAGPGGYVAAIKAAQSGKKVALIERDQLGGTCLNYGCIPTKTLIANADVVYNIKRASEFGITVGQVSFDYAKMTERKDQVVGKIRSSLEGLILSNKITIIRGSAQFVDRYHLKITGDEPTMLRADKIIIATGSKPMEIASLPCDHKKVFNSTSILELTHLPQSIIVVGGGYIGCEFASLFGELGSDVTIVEALDQIVKLQGKTISEALSRAFQKRNIKIETSVSVQEIKDVASGLEVVLNDGRVLSSEMALIAVGRDIVTDGLKLENAGLSTGPRGIIEVDSKMQTHVDGIYAIGDVTGKMMLAHVASHQGITAALNACGENAYMHYHAVPAVIFTSPEIAMVGMMAEEATEEGYQIKTARFPLQALGKAQASKDTDGFVDMIIDAKTKQILGAQVIGHGAADLISEMALAVNNELTVDCVIETIHAHPTMAEAWLEASLIANDTPIHFPPKR, encoded by the coding sequence ATGGCAGATGTAAAAGAATTTGATATTGCAGTGATTGGCGCGGGTCCCGGCGGATATGTTGCGGCGATTAAGGCTGCCCAAAGCGGCAAAAAAGTTGCTCTGATCGAACGCGATCAATTAGGTGGGACTTGTTTAAATTACGGGTGTATTCCAACCAAGACTTTGATTGCCAATGCCGATGTCGTCTACAATATTAAGCGCGCATCGGAATTCGGAATCACGGTTGGCCAGGTCTCATTTGACTATGCCAAGATGACCGAGAGAAAAGATCAGGTTGTCGGTAAGATTCGCAGTAGTTTGGAAGGGTTGATCTTATCCAATAAGATCACGATCATTCGCGGATCTGCGCAATTTGTCGATCGCTATCATTTGAAAATCACCGGTGATGAGCCAACGATGCTCCGTGCAGATAAGATCATTATCGCAACCGGTTCCAAGCCGATGGAGATTGCTTCGCTTCCCTGTGATCATAAAAAGGTGTTTAATTCGACATCGATTTTAGAGCTCACCCATTTACCTCAATCGATTATTGTTGTCGGAGGGGGATATATCGGGTGTGAGTTTGCATCGCTTTTTGGTGAACTCGGCTCAGATGTGACCATTGTTGAAGCATTAGATCAGATTGTCAAACTGCAAGGAAAAACCATTTCGGAGGCGCTATCGCGCGCTTTCCAAAAGAGAAATATCAAAATAGAAACGAGCGTTTCTGTCCAAGAGATCAAAGACGTCGCTTCCGGTCTTGAAGTTGTTTTAAATGACGGAAGGGTGTTATCAAGTGAAATGGCTCTCATCGCTGTTGGAAGAGACATTGTAACGGATGGACTTAAGTTAGAAAATGCCGGACTATCGACCGGGCCGCGTGGGATCATTGAGGTGGATAGCAAGATGCAAACGCATGTCGATGGCATATATGCCATTGGCGATGTAACCGGGAAGATGATGCTTGCTCATGTCGCTTCGCATCAAGGCATTACGGCTGCACTTAATGCCTGTGGTGAAAATGCTTATATGCATTACCATGCAGTGCCTGCGGTCATCTTTACATCACCTGAAATTGCGATGGTTGGAATGATGGCAGAAGAGGCAACGGAAGAAGGGTATCAGATTAAAACGGCTAGATTCCCCTTGCAAGCACTTGGGAAAGCGCAAGCTTCAAAAGATACGGATGGTTTTGTCGATATGATTATCGATGCTAAAACAAAACAAATCTTAGGGGCTCAGGTGATTGGACATGGGGCGGCTGACCTCATTTCTGAAATGGCATTAGCTGTTAATAATGAGTTGACGGTTGATTGCGTGATTGAGACGATCCATGCACACCCTACAATGGCTGAGGCTTGGCTCGAGGCATCGCTGATTGCCAATGATACACCGATTCATTTCCCCCCTAAACGATAA